The following proteins are co-located in the Streptomyces sp. NBC_01198 genome:
- the ribH gene encoding 6,7-dimethyl-8-ribityllumazine synthase — MSGKGAPELTVKNCGDLRVAVIAAQWHTQVMDGLVDGAMRALHDLGIEEPTLLRVPGSFELPVVARAVAGRGYDAVVALGVIIRGGTPHFEYVSQGVTAGLTQVSVDSGVPVGFGVLTCDDEEQALDRAGLPGSNEDKGHEAVTAAVATAAVIRSLSEPWR, encoded by the coding sequence GTGAGCGGTAAGGGCGCCCCCGAGCTGACCGTCAAGAACTGCGGCGACCTGCGGGTCGCGGTGATCGCGGCGCAGTGGCACACGCAGGTGATGGACGGCCTCGTCGACGGCGCGATGCGCGCGCTGCACGACCTCGGGATCGAGGAGCCGACGCTGCTGCGGGTGCCTGGCAGCTTCGAACTGCCGGTCGTCGCCCGCGCGGTGGCGGGCCGCGGCTACGACGCGGTCGTCGCGCTCGGGGTGATCATCCGCGGCGGCACCCCGCATTTCGAGTACGTCTCGCAGGGTGTCACCGCCGGGCTGACGCAGGTCAGCGTGGACAGCGGTGTCCCGGTCGGCTTCGGCGTGCTGACCTGCGACGACGAGGAGCAGGCGCTGGACCGCGCCGGACTTCCCGGGTCGAACGAGGACAAGGGCCACGAAGCGGTCACCGCGGCGGTGGCGACCGCGGCGGTGATCCGCTCACTATCCGAACCGTGGCGGTGA
- a CDS encoding phosphoribosyl-ATP diphosphatase produces MANKTFEQLFAELQRKAATGDPSTSRTAELVGSGVHAIGKKVVEEAAEVWMAAEYEGADATAEEISQLLYHVQVMMVARGISLDDVYAHL; encoded by the coding sequence ATGGCCAACAAGACATTCGAGCAGCTCTTCGCCGAGCTGCAGCGCAAGGCCGCCACCGGCGACCCCAGCACGTCACGTACCGCGGAACTGGTCGGCAGCGGCGTGCACGCGATCGGCAAGAAGGTGGTCGAGGAGGCCGCCGAGGTGTGGATGGCGGCCGAGTACGAAGGCGCCGACGCCACCGCCGAGGAGATCTCCCAACTGCTGTACCACGTTCAGGTGATGATGGTCGCCCGCGGCATCTCCCTGGACGACGTCTACGCCCATCTGTGA
- the hisG gene encoding ATP phosphoribosyltransferase: MLRIAVPNKGSLSGPAADMLHEAGYRQRKESKELVLFDSANDVEFFYLRPRDIAIYVSSGRLDIGITGRDLLLDSGASAEEILQLGFARSTFRYAARPGTATGVAGLGGMTVATSYEGIVEKHLADNGVAASVVHLDGAVETAIQLGVAQVIADVVETGTSLRNAGLEAFGEPIMASEAVVVRPTGAPAGDPKVQKFLRRLQGVLVARRYVMMDYDIRAEHVDKAVALTPGLESPTVSPLHHEGWVAVRAMVPTSDAQRIMDELYDLGARAILTTGIHAARL, from the coding sequence ATGCTGCGCATCGCCGTCCCGAACAAGGGCTCACTGTCCGGACCCGCGGCGGACATGCTCCATGAGGCCGGATACCGCCAGCGCAAGGAGTCCAAGGAACTGGTGCTGTTCGACAGCGCCAACGACGTGGAGTTCTTCTACCTGCGGCCGCGCGACATCGCCATCTACGTCAGCTCCGGGCGCCTCGACATCGGCATCACCGGGCGCGACCTGCTGCTGGACTCCGGGGCGAGCGCCGAGGAGATCCTGCAGCTCGGCTTCGCCCGCTCCACCTTCCGCTACGCCGCCAGGCCCGGCACCGCCACCGGCGTCGCCGGCCTGGGCGGGATGACGGTGGCGACCTCGTACGAGGGCATCGTGGAGAAGCACCTCGCCGACAACGGGGTGGCCGCCTCCGTGGTGCACCTCGACGGGGCCGTCGAGACCGCCATCCAGCTCGGCGTCGCCCAGGTCATCGCCGACGTGGTGGAGACCGGCACCTCGCTGCGCAACGCGGGCCTTGAGGCCTTCGGGGAGCCGATCATGGCCTCCGAGGCGGTGGTCGTCCGTCCCACCGGCGCGCCCGCCGGCGACCCGAAGGTGCAGAAGTTCCTGCGCCGGCTGCAGGGCGTCCTGGTCGCCAGGCGCTACGTGATGATGGACTACGACATCCGTGCCGAGCACGTCGACAAGGCCGTCGCGCTGACCCCCGGCCTGGAGTCGCCGACCGTCTCCCCGCTGCACCACGAGGGCTGGGTCGCCGTCCGCGCCATGGTCCCCACCAGCGACGCCCAGCGCATCATGGACGAGCTGTACGACCTGGGCGCCCGGGCGATCCTCACCACCGGCATCCACGCCGCCCGGCTGTGA
- a CDS encoding PH domain-containing protein gives MTTAGDDRALAAVAQLPVTFRPLVTRVVLLTMGTLLLGTLSTLAVVMPHEGASPWSSGDRITVVVVGVLSLALLTLLSRPKAVADAGGLTVVNLTVKRRLAWAEVLAVRLRAGDAWVHLDLADGTTLAVMGIQPGIARRQAVSDARRLRALVEALGEARDRDPRDGAGPG, from the coding sequence GTGACCACCGCCGGCGACGACCGCGCGCTGGCCGCCGTCGCGCAGTTGCCGGTCACCTTCCGGCCGCTGGTCACCCGTGTGGTGCTGCTCACCATGGGGACGCTGCTGCTCGGCACGCTCAGCACCCTCGCGGTGGTGATGCCGCACGAGGGGGCGTCCCCGTGGAGCAGCGGCGACCGGATCACCGTGGTGGTCGTCGGGGTGCTCTCGCTGGCCCTGCTGACGCTGCTCAGCCGCCCCAAGGCGGTCGCGGACGCCGGCGGCCTGACCGTGGTGAACCTCACGGTCAAGCGACGGCTGGCCTGGGCCGAAGTGCTGGCCGTGCGGCTGCGGGCCGGCGACGCCTGGGTCCATCTGGACCTGGCCGACGGCACCACGCTGGCCGTGATGGGCATCCAGCCGGGGATCGCCAGGCGGCAGGCCGTCAGCGACGCCCGGCGGCTGCGCGCCCTGGTCGAAGCGCTCGGCGAGGCCAGGGACCGCGACCCGCGCGACGGGGCCGGTCCCGGGTGA
- a CDS encoding hemolysin family protein — MSTSLLLLAAAFVLILANGFFVAAEFGLVTVERPAAERAAAEGDRRAAGVVAALRKLSFQLSGTQLGITITSLVVGMLAEPALADLLTGPVSATGIPDGAAPGVAVVGGMMAASAVQMVIGELVPKNWAVSRPLAVARMVAGPQRAFSRAFRPVIELLNSAANHLVRMLGVEPADELASARTPTELVSLARHSALAGTLEQDTADLFVRTLSLADLTAENVMTPRVRVSALEDTATAADVLNLTRATGLSRFPVYRSRLDDIVGMVHLKDALAVPAEVRDRTAVGRIAVVPLLVPETLAAQPLLDLLRSQQPIAVVVDEYGGTAGVVTLEDIVEELVGEVRDEHDAVDLPDLAQAPPENGHPAWDADGGCRIDTLARIGLDAPEGPYETVAGLVADLLGRIPEVGDTAELSGWRLRVAEVGHHRAERVRITRTAPAAGEESER, encoded by the coding sequence ATGAGCACGTCACTGCTGCTGCTCGCAGCCGCCTTCGTCCTGATCCTCGCCAACGGCTTCTTCGTCGCCGCCGAATTCGGCCTGGTGACGGTGGAGCGCCCGGCCGCGGAACGCGCCGCCGCCGAGGGTGACCGGCGGGCGGCCGGCGTGGTCGCCGCCCTGCGCAAGCTGTCCTTCCAGCTGTCCGGCACCCAGCTCGGCATCACCATCACCTCGCTCGTCGTCGGCATGCTGGCCGAACCCGCACTCGCCGACCTGCTCACCGGGCCGGTCAGCGCCACCGGGATACCGGACGGCGCGGCCCCCGGGGTCGCGGTCGTGGGCGGCATGATGGCCGCCTCGGCCGTCCAGATGGTGATCGGCGAGCTGGTCCCGAAGAACTGGGCGGTCTCCCGGCCGCTGGCCGTCGCCAGGATGGTCGCCGGACCCCAGCGGGCCTTCTCCCGCGCCTTCCGGCCGGTCATCGAGCTGCTCAACTCCGCCGCCAACCACCTGGTGCGGATGCTGGGCGTGGAGCCCGCCGACGAACTGGCCTCCGCGCGCACCCCCACCGAGCTGGTCTCGCTCGCCCGGCACTCCGCCCTGGCCGGAACGCTGGAGCAGGACACCGCCGACCTGTTCGTCCGCACCCTGTCGCTCGCCGACCTCACCGCGGAGAACGTGATGACCCCCCGGGTCAGGGTCAGCGCCCTGGAGGACACCGCCACCGCGGCCGACGTCCTCAACCTCACCCGCGCCACCGGCCTGTCCCGCTTCCCGGTCTACCGCTCCCGGCTCGACGACATCGTCGGCATGGTCCACCTCAAGGACGCCCTCGCGGTGCCCGCCGAGGTGCGCGACCGCACCGCGGTCGGCCGGATCGCGGTCGTGCCGCTGCTGGTCCCCGAGACGCTGGCCGCCCAGCCGCTGCTCGACCTGCTCCGCAGCCAGCAGCCCATCGCGGTCGTCGTGGACGAGTACGGCGGCACCGCCGGGGTGGTCACCCTGGAGGACATCGTCGAGGAACTGGTCGGCGAGGTGCGCGACGAGCACGACGCCGTCGACCTGCCCGACCTCGCGCAGGCCCCGCCGGAGAACGGCCACCCCGCCTGGGACGCCGACGGCGGCTGCCGGATCGACACCCTGGCCCGGATCGGCCTCGACGCGCCGGAAGGACCGTACGAGACCGTCGCCGGCCTGGTCGCCGACCTGCTGGGGCGGATCCCCGAGGTCGGCGACACCGCGGAGCTGTCCGGCTGGCGGCTGCGGGTCGCCGAGGTCGGCCACCACCGGGCCGAACGGGTGCGGATCACGCGTACGGCGCCGGCCGCGGGGGAGGAGAGCGAACGATGA
- a CDS encoding hemolysin family protein, translated as MSALQLLIALLLVLGNGFFVGAEFALVSVRRSQIEPLAAAQRRARTVLYGLEHLPQMMAAAQFGVTVCSLTLGAVAEPTVAHLLEPVFTAAHVPDDLVHAIGYVLALALVVFLHLVIGELVPKNLAMADPEKTALWLSPGLVGFARVFRPVIVVLGASARVILRACGVEPKDEVDAVFTSAELTVLVEDARRAGLLDSDEQERLEDALELGTRPVTEVLLTPDQLITLTPTVTPREVEELTVRTGYSRFPVAAEPGPGYLGYLHVKDMLDLEDQDRPVPQRLWRPITTLRADLPLDDALTSMRRAASHLAAVADPAGRVLGLVALEDVLEMLVGEVRDPSHRSAPGELVG; from the coding sequence ATGAGCGCACTCCAGCTCCTGATCGCGCTGCTCCTGGTGCTCGGCAACGGTTTCTTCGTCGGCGCCGAGTTCGCCCTGGTCTCCGTCCGCCGCAGCCAGATCGAACCGCTGGCCGCCGCACAGCGCAGGGCGCGCACGGTCCTGTACGGCCTGGAGCACCTGCCGCAGATGATGGCCGCCGCGCAGTTCGGCGTCACCGTCTGCTCGCTGACCCTCGGCGCGGTCGCCGAACCCACCGTCGCGCACCTGCTGGAGCCGGTGTTCACCGCGGCCCACGTACCGGACGACCTGGTGCACGCGATCGGCTACGTGCTGGCGCTGGCCCTGGTGGTCTTCCTGCACCTGGTCATCGGCGAGCTGGTGCCGAAGAACCTGGCGATGGCCGACCCGGAGAAGACCGCCCTGTGGCTCAGCCCCGGGCTGGTCGGCTTCGCCCGGGTCTTCCGGCCGGTGATCGTGGTTCTCGGCGCGAGCGCCCGGGTGATCCTGCGCGCCTGCGGCGTCGAGCCCAAGGACGAGGTCGACGCGGTCTTCACCAGCGCCGAGCTGACCGTGCTGGTGGAGGACGCCCGGCGGGCCGGGCTGCTGGACTCCGACGAGCAGGAGCGCCTGGAGGACGCGCTGGAACTGGGCACCCGCCCGGTCACCGAGGTGCTGCTCACCCCGGACCAGCTGATCACCCTGACGCCGACGGTGACCCCCCGCGAGGTCGAGGAGCTGACCGTGCGCACCGGTTACTCCCGCTTCCCGGTGGCCGCGGAACCCGGCCCCGGCTACCTGGGCTACCTGCACGTCAAGGACATGCTGGACCTGGAGGACCAGGACCGCCCGGTGCCGCAGCGGCTGTGGCGCCCGATCACCACGCTGCGCGCCGACCTCCCGCTGGACGACGCGCTCACCTCGATGCGGCGGGCCGCCTCCCACCTGGCGGCGGTCGCGGACCCGGCCGGGCGGGTGCTCGGCCTGGTCGCCCTGGAGGACGTGCTGGAAATGCTGGTCGGCGAGGTCCGCGACCCCTCGCACCGCTCCGCGCCCGGCGAGCTGGTCGGCTGA
- a CDS encoding AAA family ATPase has translation MDFGTDRAGAPADLAWLRGIDAYTMGAYVQAEEEFRAAVRIDPGMADAWLGLHALRADTATALLQMYRHRDRFGEQRAAHRRTLNSWYWLGWWVQPVLETGRDLLLAHASHWLDGRHVAELDRALADCPPVDTDPQVRFLHACRAYLVKDWEHLVRHTEPLLGDPLLGIEAGLFGGMARVRLEMCGQAEPLLAAALMRCRSEQPQRKELRYWLARAYEGTGRTAAAVPLYRAVHRVDPAFMDTAARLAAIHETDDGLDESAGLATAVSLHGGGQAVPEGAGDLDAALYADPGDGRPQGATEMDEALLASAGALDDDIRDRAAAPLSGTLPAQLPLGGSDPALLAQALAELDGMVGLEPVKRQVKALSAQLRMARLRAGQGLPVQPPKRHFVFSGPSGTGKTTVARILGRVFYALGLLGGDHLVEAQRSDLVGEFLGQTAVKANELIDSALGGVLFVDEAYALSNSGYSKGDAYGDEALQVLLKRAEDNRDRLVVILAGYPEGMDRLLAANPGLSSRFTTRVDFPSYRPLELTRIGQVLAGENGDQWDDEALEELRAISGHVVDQGWIDELGNGRLLRTLYEKSCAYRDLRLSEYATTPTREELSTLRLPDLMQAYGEVLSGRGPGVPPPDPAE, from the coding sequence ATGGACTTCGGCACCGACCGCGCGGGCGCCCCGGCCGATCTCGCGTGGCTGCGCGGCATCGACGCGTACACCATGGGCGCCTACGTCCAGGCCGAGGAGGAGTTCAGAGCCGCGGTCCGTATCGACCCCGGCATGGCCGACGCCTGGCTCGGGCTGCACGCGCTGCGGGCCGACACCGCCACCGCGCTGCTGCAGATGTACCGGCACCGGGACCGTTTCGGGGAGCAGCGGGCGGCGCACCGCCGCACCCTGAACTCCTGGTACTGGCTGGGCTGGTGGGTGCAGCCGGTGCTGGAGACCGGCAGGGACCTGCTGCTCGCGCACGCCTCGCACTGGCTGGACGGCCGCCATGTCGCGGAGCTGGACCGGGCGCTGGCGGACTGCCCGCCGGTCGACACCGACCCGCAGGTGCGCTTCCTGCACGCCTGCCGGGCGTATCTGGTCAAGGACTGGGAGCACCTGGTCCGGCACACCGAGCCGCTGCTCGGCGACCCGCTGCTCGGCATCGAGGCGGGCCTGTTCGGCGGCATGGCCCGGGTGCGCCTGGAGATGTGCGGGCAGGCCGAGCCGCTGCTGGCCGCCGCCCTGATGCGCTGCCGCAGCGAGCAGCCGCAGCGCAAGGAGCTGCGCTACTGGCTGGCCCGCGCCTACGAGGGCACCGGACGCACCGCGGCGGCGGTGCCGCTGTATCGGGCGGTGCACCGGGTGGACCCGGCGTTCATGGACACCGCCGCACGGCTGGCGGCCATCCACGAGACCGACGACGGCCTGGACGAGAGCGCCGGCCTGGCCACCGCCGTCTCACTGCACGGCGGCGGGCAGGCGGTCCCGGAGGGCGCAGGCGACCTGGACGCGGCGCTGTATGCGGACCCCGGCGACGGCCGCCCGCAGGGCGCCACCGAGATGGACGAGGCGCTGCTGGCCTCCGCGGGCGCGCTGGACGACGACATACGCGACCGGGCCGCCGCCCCGCTCAGCGGCACGCTGCCCGCGCAACTGCCGCTGGGCGGGTCCGATCCGGCGCTGCTCGCCCAAGCTCTCGCCGAGCTCGACGGCATGGTCGGCCTCGAACCGGTCAAGCGGCAGGTCAAGGCGCTGTCCGCGCAGCTGCGGATGGCCAGGCTGCGGGCCGGGCAGGGCCTGCCGGTGCAGCCGCCGAAGCGGCACTTCGTCTTCTCCGGCCCCTCCGGTACCGGCAAGACCACGGTGGCGCGCATATTGGGCCGGGTCTTCTACGCCCTCGGCCTGCTCGGCGGTGACCACCTGGTGGAGGCGCAGCGCTCGGACCTGGTCGGCGAGTTCCTCGGCCAGACCGCGGTCAAGGCCAACGAGCTGATCGACTCCGCGCTGGGCGGGGTGCTGTTCGTGGACGAGGCCTACGCGCTGTCCAACTCCGGCTACAGCAAGGGTGACGCCTACGGCGACGAGGCCCTCCAGGTCCTGCTCAAGCGCGCCGAGGACAACCGCGATCGGCTGGTGGTCATCCTGGCCGGCTACCCCGAGGGGATGGACCGGCTGCTCGCCGCCAACCCGGGCCTGAGCTCGCGCTTCACCACCCGGGTGGACTTCCCCAGCTACCGCCCGCTGGAGCTGACCCGGATCGGCCAGGTGCTGGCCGGCGAGAACGGCGACCAGTGGGACGACGAGGCGCTGGAGGAGCTGCGGGCGATCAGCGGCCATGTCGTCGACCAGGGCTGGATCGACGAGCTGGGCAACGGGCGGCTGCTGCGCACGCTGTACGAGAAGAGCTGCGCCTACCGCGATCTGCGGCTGTCGGAGTACGCGACGACGCCGACCCGCGAGGAGCTGTCCACGCTGCGGCTGCCGGATCTGATGCAGGCCTACGGCGAGGTGCTGTCGGGCCGCGGGCCCGGCGTCCCGCCGCCCGACCCGGCCGAGTAG
- a CDS encoding uridine kinase family protein, which yields MDAHRPAGNSPLSLRGLAGTLDLLPPSCGPVRLVAVDGHAGAGKSTLAARLAAEAGGAPVVHTDDLATHEEPFGWADRLVAEVVVPFQEGREARHRVYDWTARRFAGERAVPAAPVVLLEGVGSGQLALRPYLAVTLWLEVDPATARSRGIRRDGPALEHFWTGWSAAEDQHFAADPTRPFADLLVHQTEGGYRAAPGPYDHGG from the coding sequence ATGGACGCTCACCGCCCGGCCGGGAATTCGCCGCTCTCGCTGCGCGGTCTCGCCGGCACGCTCGACCTGCTGCCGCCGTCCTGCGGCCCGGTGCGGCTGGTGGCCGTCGACGGACACGCGGGCGCCGGCAAGAGCACGCTGGCCGCCCGGCTGGCCGCGGAGGCCGGCGGGGCGCCGGTGGTGCACACGGACGATCTCGCCACGCACGAGGAGCCGTTCGGCTGGGCGGACCGGCTCGTCGCCGAGGTGGTCGTGCCCTTCCAGGAGGGCCGGGAGGCCCGGCACCGGGTCTACGACTGGACCGCGCGGCGGTTCGCCGGCGAGCGGGCGGTGCCGGCGGCGCCGGTGGTGCTGCTGGAAGGGGTCGGCAGCGGGCAGTTGGCGCTGCGGCCGTATCTGGCGGTGACCCTGTGGCTTGAGGTCGACCCGGCCACCGCCAGGTCGCGCGGGATCCGCAGGGACGGGCCCGCGCTCGAGCACTTCTGGACCGGGTGGTCCGCGGCGGAGGACCAGCACTTCGCGGCGGATCCGACGCGGCCCTTCGCGGACCTTCTGGTCCACCAGACGGAGGGCGGATATCGCGCCGCTCCCGGCCCGTACGATCACGGCGGGTGA
- a CDS encoding M24 family metallopeptidase: MVGVTDSEDSAAALHPAERLELARRATADAGLDALLVSPGSDLRYLTGYQALPMERLTCLVVPAEADPFLVVPALERAVAQASPAGGLGLEITDFGETDDAYELIARRLPAGVRRFAVDNHMWAEKLLAFQAALPDAQASLAADVLTELRVRKSPAEVAALRLAGGAIDRVHRRMGEWLRAGRTEREVARDIAEAIVEAGHATVDFVIVASGPNSASPHHDVSDRVIRAGDPVVVDIGGTTEDGYCSDSTRTYAVGEPPAAFRELYEVLLRAQTAQTDAVRPGLTAEQLDAVGRDIITAAGYGEHFIHRTGHGIGLETHEEPYIVAGSRRALAPGMAFSVEPGIYLPGTFGARIEDIAVCTQGGGERLNLTGRDLVVLPG; the protein is encoded by the coding sequence GTGGTCGGCGTGACCGACTCAGAAGACTCCGCCGCCGCCCTCCATCCCGCCGAGCGCCTCGAACTCGCCAGGCGGGCCACCGCCGACGCGGGCCTGGACGCGCTGCTGGTCTCTCCTGGGTCCGACCTGCGCTACCTGACCGGCTATCAGGCGCTGCCGATGGAGCGGCTGACCTGCCTGGTGGTACCGGCCGAGGCGGACCCCTTCCTGGTGGTGCCCGCCCTGGAGCGGGCCGTCGCGCAGGCCTCGCCGGCCGGCGGCCTCGGCCTGGAGATCACCGACTTCGGGGAGACCGACGACGCGTACGAGCTGATCGCCCGCCGGCTGCCGGCGGGCGTCCGCCGTTTCGCGGTCGACAACCACATGTGGGCGGAGAAGCTGCTGGCCTTCCAGGCCGCGCTGCCCGACGCCCAGGCGAGCCTGGCCGCCGACGTGCTGACCGAGCTGCGGGTGCGCAAGAGCCCCGCCGAGGTGGCCGCGCTGCGCCTCGCGGGCGGCGCCATCGACCGGGTGCACCGCAGGATGGGGGAGTGGCTGCGCGCCGGGCGGACCGAGCGGGAGGTCGCCAGGGACATCGCGGAGGCCATCGTGGAGGCCGGCCACGCGACCGTGGACTTCGTGATCGTCGCCTCCGGGCCGAACAGCGCGAGCCCGCACCACGACGTCTCCGACCGGGTGATCCGGGCCGGCGACCCGGTGGTGGTCGACATCGGCGGCACCACCGAGGACGGCTACTGCTCGGACTCCACCCGCACCTACGCCGTCGGCGAGCCGCCCGCGGCATTCCGCGAGCTGTACGAGGTGCTGCTGCGCGCGCAGACCGCGCAGACCGACGCGGTGCGCCCCGGCCTCACCGCCGAGCAACTGGACGCGGTCGGCCGGGACATCATCACCGCGGCCGGCTACGGCGAGCACTTCATCCACCGCACCGGCCACGGCATCGGCCTGGAGACGCACGAGGAGCCGTACATCGTGGCGGGCAGCAGGCGGGCGCTGGCGCCGGGGATGGCTTTCTCCGTCGAGCCGGGCATCTACCTGCCCGGCACCTTCGGCGCGCGCATCGAGGACATCGCGGTGTGCACACAAGGTGGCGGCGAGCGGCTGAATCTGACCGGGCGTGACCTGGTGGTCCTGCCCGGCTGA
- a CDS encoding C39 family peptidase has product MTSNAPRRAVIAAALAAAAAAATTATAQPASAAPSGAAASGAAPLRHGRTGERDTAPVDYHGWTSFADWLFGAHAGTRPVAGKRAGLEISRATGSLDYTDPHTGLTATWESASWTSPVRRVPHPASELISSWNAHTPAGTWIQVELLGTYTDGTATPAYVMGRWTAGDGDQDIRRTSVDDQTDGKSSIWTDTFSIDDAAAGPLLASYRLRLTLFRKPGSKLTPTVWRLGAMASNIPDRFTVPASVPGEATGVELPVPAYSQNIHKGQYPEYDNGGEAWCSPTSSTMAIEYWGRGPTAEQLAWVDPSYADPQVDQGARYTYDYQYEGCGNWPFNAAYAATYKDMQGIITRLHSLADVEKLIKAGIPVITSQSFLASELDGAGYGTSGHLMCLVGFTADGDVIANDPASDSDAVVRNVYKRAQFETIWLRTKRINASGGVSGGTGGVCYLYFPAQPSPGQRRALAAVGVA; this is encoded by the coding sequence ATGACCAGTAACGCGCCCCGCCGCGCCGTGATCGCCGCGGCGCTGGCCGCCGCCGCGGCCGCGGCGACGACCGCCACCGCGCAGCCGGCGTCGGCCGCGCCGTCCGGCGCCGCCGCGTCCGGCGCCGCGCCGCTGCGGCACGGCCGCACCGGTGAGCGCGACACCGCCCCGGTGGACTACCACGGCTGGACGTCCTTCGCCGACTGGCTGTTCGGCGCGCACGCGGGCACCCGGCCGGTGGCCGGCAAGCGGGCGGGCCTGGAGATCAGCCGGGCCACCGGCTCGCTGGACTACACCGACCCGCACACCGGCCTCACCGCCACCTGGGAGTCGGCCTCCTGGACCTCGCCGGTGCGCCGGGTGCCGCACCCGGCGAGCGAGCTGATCTCGTCGTGGAACGCGCACACCCCGGCCGGCACCTGGATCCAGGTCGAGCTGCTCGGCACCTACACCGACGGCACCGCCACCCCGGCGTACGTGATGGGCCGCTGGACCGCCGGCGACGGCGACCAGGACATCCGGCGGACGTCGGTGGACGACCAGACCGACGGCAAGAGCAGCATCTGGACCGACACCTTCTCCATCGACGACGCGGCGGCCGGGCCGCTGCTCGCCTCGTACCGGCTGCGGCTGACGCTCTTCCGCAAGCCCGGCAGCAAGTTGACCCCGACCGTGTGGCGGCTCGGCGCGATGGCGTCGAACATCCCGGACCGCTTCACCGTGCCGGCCTCGGTGCCCGGCGAGGCCACGGGTGTGGAGCTGCCGGTGCCGGCCTACTCGCAGAACATCCACAAGGGGCAGTACCCGGAGTACGACAACGGCGGCGAGGCCTGGTGCAGCCCGACGTCGTCCACGATGGCCATCGAGTACTGGGGTCGCGGCCCGACCGCCGAGCAGCTGGCCTGGGTCGACCCGTCGTACGCGGACCCGCAGGTCGACCAGGGCGCCCGCTACACCTACGACTACCAGTACGAGGGCTGCGGCAACTGGCCGTTCAACGCCGCCTACGCGGCGACGTACAAGGACATGCAGGGGATCATCACCCGGCTGCACTCGCTGGCCGACGTCGAGAAGCTGATCAAGGCCGGCATCCCGGTGATAACGTCCCAGTCCTTCCTGGCCTCCGAGCTGGACGGCGCCGGATACGGCACCTCGGGGCACCTGATGTGCCTGGTGGGCTTCACCGCGGACGGCGACGTGATCGCCAACGACCCGGCGAGCGACAGCGACGCGGTGGTCCGCAACGTCTACAAGCGGGCGCAGTTCGAGACGATCTGGCTGCGGACGAAGCGGATCAACGCCAGCGGCGGGGTCAGCGGCGGCACCGGCGGGGTCTGCTATCTGTACTTCCCCGCGCAGCCGAGCCCGGGGCAGCGGCGGGCGCTGGCGGCGGTCGGGGTGGCGTGA